The Quercus robur chromosome 7, dhQueRobu3.1, whole genome shotgun sequence genome has a segment encoding these proteins:
- the LOC126692424 gene encoding transcription factor bHLH140 isoform X1, giving the protein MEMEIDDTPKPTGEGTKGKPIVVILVGAPGSGKSTFCEQVMASSTRPWVRICQDTIGNGKSGTKSQCLKSAASALNDGKSVFIDRCNLDREQRAEFVKLGNPNVDVHAIVLDLPAKLCISRSVKRTGHEGNLQGGKAAAVVNRMLQKKEFPKLSEGFTRITFCQNESDVQAAHNTYSALGPLDTLPNGSFGQKNPDAKIQLGIMRFLKKVEVPANTVSDVNSIQSSVSHKNTEEKEPSYKGQDNISSFSGNASKELKEGENLAVCSSGSHASLNNTPTLAFPSISTSDFQFNLEKASDIIVEVVEEYVNKLGSARLVLVDVSHKSKILSLVKTKAAQKNIELNKFFTFVGDITKLYSEGGLRCNVIANAANWRLKPGGGGVNAAIFNAAGPALEVATKEQAQSLHPGKAVVVPLPSTSPLFSREGVTHVIHVLGPNMNQHRPNCLNNDYIKGCQILREAYTSLFEGFASIIRTQGKLAKVSNENLDSNPSGAQEVIEGANTKHSPNNDQKSKREHEHDYDRSKKCKGSQDEIGADIPESKIGKVDKNNDKIDGSMTKAWGSWAQALHKIAMHPQTHKDVVLEISDDVVVLNDLYPKARRHLLVLARSEGLDRLSDVSKDHLQLLKTMHDVGLKWAEKFLQEDASLIFRLGYHSVPSMRQLHLHVISQDFDSKNLKNKKHWNSFNTAFFLDSVDVLEEVSSHGKATLRDDESLLSMELRCHRCRSAHPNIPRLKSHISNCQAPFPPSLLQNSRLVLAPCNAGIDP; this is encoded by the exons atggaaatggaaaTCGATGACACTCCAAAACCCACAG GTGAAGGGACGAAAGGGAAGCCTATCGTGGTGATATTGGTGGGTGCACCAGGTAGCGGCAAGTCCACATTTTGTGAACAAGTCATGGCCTCTTCTACAAGACCCTGGGTTCGCATTTGCcag GACACCATTGGAAATGGTAAGTCTGGAACAAAATCTCAGTGCCTAAAGAGTGCTGCTAGTGCATTGAATGATGGAAAAAGTGTATTTATCGATAGATGCAATCTCGACAGAGAACAGCGTGCAGAATTTGTGAAGCTTGGCAATCCCAATGTAGATGTGCATGCCATTGTGCTTGATCTTCCAGCTAAACTCTGTATATCTCGATCAGTTAAACGGACTGGGCATGAGGGAAACTTGCAAGGTGGAAAAGCTGCTGCAGTGGTGAACCGAATGCTACAAAAGAAGGAATTTCCTAAACTGAGTGAAGGGTTTACTCGGATCACATTTTGCCAGAATGAGAGTGATGTCCAGGCTGCTCATAACACATACAGTGCACTTGGTCCTTTGGATACACTTCCCAATGGCTCCTTTGGCCAGAAGAACCCAGATGCCAAAATTCAGCTTGGTATAATGAGGTTTTTAAAGAAAGTAGAGGTTCCTGCTAACACGGTATCTGATGTAAATAGCATTCAGAGTTCTGTTTCTCATAAGAATACTGAGGAAAAGGAGCCCAGCTACAAAGGACAGGATAATATATCTTCATTTTCAGGGAATGCCAGTAAGGAGTTAAAGGAAGGTGAAAACCTGGCAGTTTGCTCTTCTGGTAGTCATGCTTCTTTGAACAACACTCCTACTCTGGCATTTCCATCTATTTCAACATCAGATTTCCAATTCAACCTTGAGAAAGCCTCTGATATTATTGTCGAGGTTGTTGAGGAATATGTAAATAAGCTTGGGAGTGCCAGGCTTGTGTTGGTGGATGTGTCTCATAAATCAAAGATTTTGTCTTTGGTTAAGACAAAAGCTGCCCAGAAAAACATTGAGTTGAATAAGTTTTTTACATTTGTAGGAGATATCACAAAACTTTATTCAGAAGGAGGTTTACGCTGCAATGTAATAGCTAATGCTGCAAATTG GCGACTTAAACCTGGAGGTGGAGGTGTGAATGCTGCAATTTTTAATGCTGCTGGTCCTGCCCTTGAGGTTGCAACCAAAGAACAAGCTCAATCTCTTCACCCAGGGAAAGCTGTGGTTGTTCCTCTCCCTTCAACTTCTCCCTTGTTTAGTAGGGAAGGGGTTACCCATGTCATACATGTTCTTGGACCAAATATGAACCAACATCGACCAAATTGTCTGAACAATGACTATATTAAAGGCTGCCAAATTCTCCGCGAAGCTTACACTTCATTATTTGAAGGTTTTGCATCTATAATTAGGACCCAAGGAAAGTTGGCCAAAGTAAGCAATGAAAACCTTGACTCAAATCCTTCAGGGGCACAAGAGGTCATTGAAGGTGCAAATACAAAGCATTCTCCAAATAATGATCAAAAGAGTAAGAGAGAGCATGAACATGACTATGATAGAAGCAAAAAATGCAAAGGATCTCAGGATGAAATTGGGGCAGATATCCCTGAGTCCAAAATCGGAAAGGTAGACAAAAACAATGACAAGATTGATGGAAGCATGACCAAGGCATGGGGATCATGGGCTCAAGCTCTTCATAAAATTGCCATGCACCCTCAGACACATAAGGATGTTGTGCTGGAGATATCAGATGATGTTGTAGTACTGAATGATCTTTATCCCAAG GCAAGAAGGCATCTTTTGGTGCTAGCACGATCTGAAGGTCTTGATCGCCTTTCAGATGTTAGTAAAGACCATCTGCAGTTATTAAAGACAATGCATGATGTGGGTTTGAAGTGGGCTGAGAAGTTTCTGCAAGAAGATGCATCTTTGATCTTCCGCCTTGGCTATCACTCG GTCCCATCAATGCGACAACTACACCTTCATGTTATTAGCCAAGATTTTgattcaaaaaatttgaaaaataagaagcaCTGGAACTCATTCAATACCGCTTTCTTTCTCGACTCTGTAGATGTACTTGAGGAAGTCAGCAGTCATGGTAAAGCAACCTTAAGAGATGATGAAAGCTTGTTGTCTATGGAGTTGCGTTGTCACCGATGTAGAAGTGCACACCCCAACATACCTCGGTTAAAATCACACATAAGCAATTGTCAAGCCCCTTTTCCACCCTCTCTACTTCAAAATTCCCGCTTAGTGCTTGCCCCATGTAATGCTGGTATTGATCCTTAG
- the LOC126692424 gene encoding transcription factor bHLH140 isoform X3 — MEMEIDDTPKPTGEGTKGKPIVVILVGAPGSGKSTFCEQVMASSTRPWVRICQDTIGNGKSGTKSQCLKSAASALNDGKSVFIDRCNLDREQRAEFVKLGNPNVDVHAIVLDLPAKLCISRSVKRTGHEGNLQGGKAAAVVNRMLQKKEFPKLSEGFTRITFCQNESDVQAAHNTYSALGPLDTLPNGSFGQKNPDAKIQLGIMRFLKKVEVPANTVSDVNSIQSSVSHKNTEEKEPSYKGQDNISSFSGNASKELKEGDITKLYSEGGLRCNVIANAANWRLKPGGGGVNAAIFNAAGPALEVATKEQAQSLHPGKAVVVPLPSTSPLFSREGVTHVIHVLGPNMNQHRPNCLNNDYIKGCQILREAYTSLFEGFASIIRTQGKLAKVSNENLDSNPSGAQEVIEGANTKHSPNNDQKSKREHEHDYDRSKKCKGSQDEIGADIPESKIGKVDKNNDKIDGSMTKAWGSWAQALHKIAMHPQTHKDVVLEISDDVVVLNDLYPKARRHLLVLARSEGLDRLSDVSKDHLQLLKTMHDVGLKWAEKFLQEDASLIFRLGYHSVPSMRQLHLHVISQDFDSKNLKNKKHWNSFNTAFFLDSVDVLEEVSSHGKATLRDDESLLSMELRCHRCRSAHPNIPRLKSHISNCQAPFPPSLLQNSRLVLAPCNAGIDP; from the exons atggaaatggaaaTCGATGACACTCCAAAACCCACAG GTGAAGGGACGAAAGGGAAGCCTATCGTGGTGATATTGGTGGGTGCACCAGGTAGCGGCAAGTCCACATTTTGTGAACAAGTCATGGCCTCTTCTACAAGACCCTGGGTTCGCATTTGCcag GACACCATTGGAAATGGTAAGTCTGGAACAAAATCTCAGTGCCTAAAGAGTGCTGCTAGTGCATTGAATGATGGAAAAAGTGTATTTATCGATAGATGCAATCTCGACAGAGAACAGCGTGCAGAATTTGTGAAGCTTGGCAATCCCAATGTAGATGTGCATGCCATTGTGCTTGATCTTCCAGCTAAACTCTGTATATCTCGATCAGTTAAACGGACTGGGCATGAGGGAAACTTGCAAGGTGGAAAAGCTGCTGCAGTGGTGAACCGAATGCTACAAAAGAAGGAATTTCCTAAACTGAGTGAAGGGTTTACTCGGATCACATTTTGCCAGAATGAGAGTGATGTCCAGGCTGCTCATAACACATACAGTGCACTTGGTCCTTTGGATACACTTCCCAATGGCTCCTTTGGCCAGAAGAACCCAGATGCCAAAATTCAGCTTGGTATAATGAGGTTTTTAAAGAAAGTAGAGGTTCCTGCTAACACGGTATCTGATGTAAATAGCATTCAGAGTTCTGTTTCTCATAAGAATACTGAGGAAAAGGAGCCCAGCTACAAAGGACAGGATAATATATCTTCATTTTCAGGGAATGCCAGTAAGGAGTTAAAGGAAG GAGATATCACAAAACTTTATTCAGAAGGAGGTTTACGCTGCAATGTAATAGCTAATGCTGCAAATTG GCGACTTAAACCTGGAGGTGGAGGTGTGAATGCTGCAATTTTTAATGCTGCTGGTCCTGCCCTTGAGGTTGCAACCAAAGAACAAGCTCAATCTCTTCACCCAGGGAAAGCTGTGGTTGTTCCTCTCCCTTCAACTTCTCCCTTGTTTAGTAGGGAAGGGGTTACCCATGTCATACATGTTCTTGGACCAAATATGAACCAACATCGACCAAATTGTCTGAACAATGACTATATTAAAGGCTGCCAAATTCTCCGCGAAGCTTACACTTCATTATTTGAAGGTTTTGCATCTATAATTAGGACCCAAGGAAAGTTGGCCAAAGTAAGCAATGAAAACCTTGACTCAAATCCTTCAGGGGCACAAGAGGTCATTGAAGGTGCAAATACAAAGCATTCTCCAAATAATGATCAAAAGAGTAAGAGAGAGCATGAACATGACTATGATAGAAGCAAAAAATGCAAAGGATCTCAGGATGAAATTGGGGCAGATATCCCTGAGTCCAAAATCGGAAAGGTAGACAAAAACAATGACAAGATTGATGGAAGCATGACCAAGGCATGGGGATCATGGGCTCAAGCTCTTCATAAAATTGCCATGCACCCTCAGACACATAAGGATGTTGTGCTGGAGATATCAGATGATGTTGTAGTACTGAATGATCTTTATCCCAAG GCAAGAAGGCATCTTTTGGTGCTAGCACGATCTGAAGGTCTTGATCGCCTTTCAGATGTTAGTAAAGACCATCTGCAGTTATTAAAGACAATGCATGATGTGGGTTTGAAGTGGGCTGAGAAGTTTCTGCAAGAAGATGCATCTTTGATCTTCCGCCTTGGCTATCACTCG GTCCCATCAATGCGACAACTACACCTTCATGTTATTAGCCAAGATTTTgattcaaaaaatttgaaaaataagaagcaCTGGAACTCATTCAATACCGCTTTCTTTCTCGACTCTGTAGATGTACTTGAGGAAGTCAGCAGTCATGGTAAAGCAACCTTAAGAGATGATGAAAGCTTGTTGTCTATGGAGTTGCGTTGTCACCGATGTAGAAGTGCACACCCCAACATACCTCGGTTAAAATCACACATAAGCAATTGTCAAGCCCCTTTTCCACCCTCTCTACTTCAAAATTCCCGCTTAGTGCTTGCCCCATGTAATGCTGGTATTGATCCTTAG
- the LOC126692424 gene encoding transcription factor bHLH140 isoform X2 — protein MEMEIDDTPKPTGTKGKPIVVILVGAPGSGKSTFCEQVMASSTRPWVRICQDTIGNGKSGTKSQCLKSAASALNDGKSVFIDRCNLDREQRAEFVKLGNPNVDVHAIVLDLPAKLCISRSVKRTGHEGNLQGGKAAAVVNRMLQKKEFPKLSEGFTRITFCQNESDVQAAHNTYSALGPLDTLPNGSFGQKNPDAKIQLGIMRFLKKVEVPANTVSDVNSIQSSVSHKNTEEKEPSYKGQDNISSFSGNASKELKEGENLAVCSSGSHASLNNTPTLAFPSISTSDFQFNLEKASDIIVEVVEEYVNKLGSARLVLVDVSHKSKILSLVKTKAAQKNIELNKFFTFVGDITKLYSEGGLRCNVIANAANWRLKPGGGGVNAAIFNAAGPALEVATKEQAQSLHPGKAVVVPLPSTSPLFSREGVTHVIHVLGPNMNQHRPNCLNNDYIKGCQILREAYTSLFEGFASIIRTQGKLAKVSNENLDSNPSGAQEVIEGANTKHSPNNDQKSKREHEHDYDRSKKCKGSQDEIGADIPESKIGKVDKNNDKIDGSMTKAWGSWAQALHKIAMHPQTHKDVVLEISDDVVVLNDLYPKARRHLLVLARSEGLDRLSDVSKDHLQLLKTMHDVGLKWAEKFLQEDASLIFRLGYHSVPSMRQLHLHVISQDFDSKNLKNKKHWNSFNTAFFLDSVDVLEEVSSHGKATLRDDESLLSMELRCHRCRSAHPNIPRLKSHISNCQAPFPPSLLQNSRLVLAPCNAGIDP, from the exons atggaaatggaaaTCGATGACACTCCAAAACCCACAG GGACGAAAGGGAAGCCTATCGTGGTGATATTGGTGGGTGCACCAGGTAGCGGCAAGTCCACATTTTGTGAACAAGTCATGGCCTCTTCTACAAGACCCTGGGTTCGCATTTGCcag GACACCATTGGAAATGGTAAGTCTGGAACAAAATCTCAGTGCCTAAAGAGTGCTGCTAGTGCATTGAATGATGGAAAAAGTGTATTTATCGATAGATGCAATCTCGACAGAGAACAGCGTGCAGAATTTGTGAAGCTTGGCAATCCCAATGTAGATGTGCATGCCATTGTGCTTGATCTTCCAGCTAAACTCTGTATATCTCGATCAGTTAAACGGACTGGGCATGAGGGAAACTTGCAAGGTGGAAAAGCTGCTGCAGTGGTGAACCGAATGCTACAAAAGAAGGAATTTCCTAAACTGAGTGAAGGGTTTACTCGGATCACATTTTGCCAGAATGAGAGTGATGTCCAGGCTGCTCATAACACATACAGTGCACTTGGTCCTTTGGATACACTTCCCAATGGCTCCTTTGGCCAGAAGAACCCAGATGCCAAAATTCAGCTTGGTATAATGAGGTTTTTAAAGAAAGTAGAGGTTCCTGCTAACACGGTATCTGATGTAAATAGCATTCAGAGTTCTGTTTCTCATAAGAATACTGAGGAAAAGGAGCCCAGCTACAAAGGACAGGATAATATATCTTCATTTTCAGGGAATGCCAGTAAGGAGTTAAAGGAAGGTGAAAACCTGGCAGTTTGCTCTTCTGGTAGTCATGCTTCTTTGAACAACACTCCTACTCTGGCATTTCCATCTATTTCAACATCAGATTTCCAATTCAACCTTGAGAAAGCCTCTGATATTATTGTCGAGGTTGTTGAGGAATATGTAAATAAGCTTGGGAGTGCCAGGCTTGTGTTGGTGGATGTGTCTCATAAATCAAAGATTTTGTCTTTGGTTAAGACAAAAGCTGCCCAGAAAAACATTGAGTTGAATAAGTTTTTTACATTTGTAGGAGATATCACAAAACTTTATTCAGAAGGAGGTTTACGCTGCAATGTAATAGCTAATGCTGCAAATTG GCGACTTAAACCTGGAGGTGGAGGTGTGAATGCTGCAATTTTTAATGCTGCTGGTCCTGCCCTTGAGGTTGCAACCAAAGAACAAGCTCAATCTCTTCACCCAGGGAAAGCTGTGGTTGTTCCTCTCCCTTCAACTTCTCCCTTGTTTAGTAGGGAAGGGGTTACCCATGTCATACATGTTCTTGGACCAAATATGAACCAACATCGACCAAATTGTCTGAACAATGACTATATTAAAGGCTGCCAAATTCTCCGCGAAGCTTACACTTCATTATTTGAAGGTTTTGCATCTATAATTAGGACCCAAGGAAAGTTGGCCAAAGTAAGCAATGAAAACCTTGACTCAAATCCTTCAGGGGCACAAGAGGTCATTGAAGGTGCAAATACAAAGCATTCTCCAAATAATGATCAAAAGAGTAAGAGAGAGCATGAACATGACTATGATAGAAGCAAAAAATGCAAAGGATCTCAGGATGAAATTGGGGCAGATATCCCTGAGTCCAAAATCGGAAAGGTAGACAAAAACAATGACAAGATTGATGGAAGCATGACCAAGGCATGGGGATCATGGGCTCAAGCTCTTCATAAAATTGCCATGCACCCTCAGACACATAAGGATGTTGTGCTGGAGATATCAGATGATGTTGTAGTACTGAATGATCTTTATCCCAAG GCAAGAAGGCATCTTTTGGTGCTAGCACGATCTGAAGGTCTTGATCGCCTTTCAGATGTTAGTAAAGACCATCTGCAGTTATTAAAGACAATGCATGATGTGGGTTTGAAGTGGGCTGAGAAGTTTCTGCAAGAAGATGCATCTTTGATCTTCCGCCTTGGCTATCACTCG GTCCCATCAATGCGACAACTACACCTTCATGTTATTAGCCAAGATTTTgattcaaaaaatttgaaaaataagaagcaCTGGAACTCATTCAATACCGCTTTCTTTCTCGACTCTGTAGATGTACTTGAGGAAGTCAGCAGTCATGGTAAAGCAACCTTAAGAGATGATGAAAGCTTGTTGTCTATGGAGTTGCGTTGTCACCGATGTAGAAGTGCACACCCCAACATACCTCGGTTAAAATCACACATAAGCAATTGTCAAGCCCCTTTTCCACCCTCTCTACTTCAAAATTCCCGCTTAGTGCTTGCCCCATGTAATGCTGGTATTGATCCTTAG
- the LOC126692424 gene encoding transcription factor bHLH140 isoform X4: MLQKKEFPKLSEGFTRITFCQNESDVQAAHNTYSALGPLDTLPNGSFGQKNPDAKIQLGIMRFLKKVEVPANTVSDVNSIQSSVSHKNTEEKEPSYKGQDNISSFSGNASKELKEGENLAVCSSGSHASLNNTPTLAFPSISTSDFQFNLEKASDIIVEVVEEYVNKLGSARLVLVDVSHKSKILSLVKTKAAQKNIELNKFFTFVGDITKLYSEGGLRCNVIANAANWRLKPGGGGVNAAIFNAAGPALEVATKEQAQSLHPGKAVVVPLPSTSPLFSREGVTHVIHVLGPNMNQHRPNCLNNDYIKGCQILREAYTSLFEGFASIIRTQGKLAKVSNENLDSNPSGAQEVIEGANTKHSPNNDQKSKREHEHDYDRSKKCKGSQDEIGADIPESKIGKVDKNNDKIDGSMTKAWGSWAQALHKIAMHPQTHKDVVLEISDDVVVLNDLYPKARRHLLVLARSEGLDRLSDVSKDHLQLLKTMHDVGLKWAEKFLQEDASLIFRLGYHSVPSMRQLHLHVISQDFDSKNLKNKKHWNSFNTAFFLDSVDVLEEVSSHGKATLRDDESLLSMELRCHRCRSAHPNIPRLKSHISNCQAPFPPSLLQNSRLVLAPCNAGIDP, encoded by the exons ATGCTACAAAAGAAGGAATTTCCTAAACTGAGTGAAGGGTTTACTCGGATCACATTTTGCCAGAATGAGAGTGATGTCCAGGCTGCTCATAACACATACAGTGCACTTGGTCCTTTGGATACACTTCCCAATGGCTCCTTTGGCCAGAAGAACCCAGATGCCAAAATTCAGCTTGGTATAATGAGGTTTTTAAAGAAAGTAGAGGTTCCTGCTAACACGGTATCTGATGTAAATAGCATTCAGAGTTCTGTTTCTCATAAGAATACTGAGGAAAAGGAGCCCAGCTACAAAGGACAGGATAATATATCTTCATTTTCAGGGAATGCCAGTAAGGAGTTAAAGGAAGGTGAAAACCTGGCAGTTTGCTCTTCTGGTAGTCATGCTTCTTTGAACAACACTCCTACTCTGGCATTTCCATCTATTTCAACATCAGATTTCCAATTCAACCTTGAGAAAGCCTCTGATATTATTGTCGAGGTTGTTGAGGAATATGTAAATAAGCTTGGGAGTGCCAGGCTTGTGTTGGTGGATGTGTCTCATAAATCAAAGATTTTGTCTTTGGTTAAGACAAAAGCTGCCCAGAAAAACATTGAGTTGAATAAGTTTTTTACATTTGTAGGAGATATCACAAAACTTTATTCAGAAGGAGGTTTACGCTGCAATGTAATAGCTAATGCTGCAAATTG GCGACTTAAACCTGGAGGTGGAGGTGTGAATGCTGCAATTTTTAATGCTGCTGGTCCTGCCCTTGAGGTTGCAACCAAAGAACAAGCTCAATCTCTTCACCCAGGGAAAGCTGTGGTTGTTCCTCTCCCTTCAACTTCTCCCTTGTTTAGTAGGGAAGGGGTTACCCATGTCATACATGTTCTTGGACCAAATATGAACCAACATCGACCAAATTGTCTGAACAATGACTATATTAAAGGCTGCCAAATTCTCCGCGAAGCTTACACTTCATTATTTGAAGGTTTTGCATCTATAATTAGGACCCAAGGAAAGTTGGCCAAAGTAAGCAATGAAAACCTTGACTCAAATCCTTCAGGGGCACAAGAGGTCATTGAAGGTGCAAATACAAAGCATTCTCCAAATAATGATCAAAAGAGTAAGAGAGAGCATGAACATGACTATGATAGAAGCAAAAAATGCAAAGGATCTCAGGATGAAATTGGGGCAGATATCCCTGAGTCCAAAATCGGAAAGGTAGACAAAAACAATGACAAGATTGATGGAAGCATGACCAAGGCATGGGGATCATGGGCTCAAGCTCTTCATAAAATTGCCATGCACCCTCAGACACATAAGGATGTTGTGCTGGAGATATCAGATGATGTTGTAGTACTGAATGATCTTTATCCCAAG GCAAGAAGGCATCTTTTGGTGCTAGCACGATCTGAAGGTCTTGATCGCCTTTCAGATGTTAGTAAAGACCATCTGCAGTTATTAAAGACAATGCATGATGTGGGTTTGAAGTGGGCTGAGAAGTTTCTGCAAGAAGATGCATCTTTGATCTTCCGCCTTGGCTATCACTCG GTCCCATCAATGCGACAACTACACCTTCATGTTATTAGCCAAGATTTTgattcaaaaaatttgaaaaataagaagcaCTGGAACTCATTCAATACCGCTTTCTTTCTCGACTCTGTAGATGTACTTGAGGAAGTCAGCAGTCATGGTAAAGCAACCTTAAGAGATGATGAAAGCTTGTTGTCTATGGAGTTGCGTTGTCACCGATGTAGAAGTGCACACCCCAACATACCTCGGTTAAAATCACACATAAGCAATTGTCAAGCCCCTTTTCCACCCTCTCTACTTCAAAATTCCCGCTTAGTGCTTGCCCCATGTAATGCTGGTATTGATCCTTAG